The following are encoded in a window of Gammaproteobacteria bacterium genomic DNA:
- a CDS encoding transposase: MVNDRGELLAFRITPGNVDDREPVPELTQGLTGKLIGDRGYISSQLFHILWERGLHVVTKIRKNMHNKLMPLVDKLLLRKRAIIETINDQIKNIQQIEHTRHRSVVNAMVNVLAALVAYTHQPRKPSLNISKNEINLLTSQ; the protein is encoded by the coding sequence GTGGTCAATGACCGGGGCGAACTGTTAGCCTTTCGCATCACCCCCGGCAACGTCGATGATCGGGAACCCGTCCCCGAGCTGACCCAAGGGCTGACCGGGAAGTTAATCGGCGATCGCGGTTATATTTCCTCGCAATTGTTCCACATCCTCTGGGAACGAGGACTGCACGTAGTCACCAAAATCCGCAAGAACATGCACAATAAACTGATGCCCCTGGTGGATAAGTTGTTGTTACGCAAGCGTGCCATCATCGAAACGATCAACGATCAGATCAAGAATATCCAGCAGATTGAACATACCCGGCATCGTAGCGTGGTGAATGCCATGGTCAACGTCCTGGCCGCCTTGGTAGCCTACACGCACCAACCGCGCAAACCGTCACTGAATATATCGAAAAATGAGATTAACTTGTTGACTTCACAATAA
- a CDS encoding helix-turn-helix domain-containing protein, translating to MAHKYLVDLTEEEREDLLKVIHKGKAAARKVARAHVLLQAAEGATDEAIAQSLHLGISTVHRTRQRFVDEGLLAALSERPRVGLPPALTGKQAAFLVALACSTPPAGRCQWTLQLLADRFMELRPIEAISRESVRRILKKTTSNPGNVKNGVFPVSVPIMFGIWRMCGSVALIFFEHDWVTLAGY from the coding sequence ATGGCCCACAAGTATCTGGTTGATCTAACTGAAGAGGAGCGGGAAGACCTGCTGAAGGTCATTCATAAAGGCAAGGCAGCGGCGCGCAAGGTTGCCCGTGCCCATGTGTTGCTGCAGGCTGCGGAAGGGGCGACGGATGAGGCCATTGCCCAAAGCCTTCACTTGGGGATTTCGACCGTTCATCGTACCCGTCAACGGTTTGTCGACGAAGGGTTGCTGGCGGCGTTAAGCGAGCGGCCACGAGTCGGTTTGCCCCCGGCCTTGACCGGCAAACAGGCCGCCTTTCTGGTCGCCTTGGCCTGTAGTACCCCGCCCGCTGGCCGTTGTCAGTGGACTCTCCAATTGTTAGCGGACCGCTTCATGGAACTCCGGCCCATCGAAGCCATTTCCCGTGAGAGTGTGCGGCGCATCCTTAAAAAAACGACCTCAAACCCTGGCAACGTCAAGAATGGTGTATTCCCAGTGTCAGTCCCGATTATGTTTGGCATATGGAGGATGTGTGGTTCTGTTGCGTTAATTTTTTTCGAGCACGATTGGGTAACCCTTGCAGGTTATTAG
- a CDS encoding IS6 family transposase: MIDFRGHRFERDIILTSVRWYLAYPLSYRNLEEMLAERGVDVDHSSVYRWVQKFTPQLEAAFRKGQKRPVGTSWRMDETYIKVKGQWKYLYRAVDRDGQTIDFLFTAHRDKKAALRFLKKAIRQHGLPDKVTIDKSGANTAALDALQEETGAAIEIRQNKYLNNLVEQDHRAVKRIVRPMLGFKGFHSARTTLRGIELLHMIKKGQMIMAEGTNLSAAGQFYSLAA, encoded by the coding sequence ATGATCGATTTTAGAGGCCACCGCTTTGAACGAGACATCATCCTAACGAGTGTCCGTTGGTACCTCGCCTATCCGTTGAGCTATCGGAACCTGGAAGAGATGCTGGCGGAGCGGGGTGTCGACGTGGATCATTCCAGCGTCTACCGCTGGGTCCAGAAGTTTACGCCGCAGTTGGAAGCGGCTTTCCGCAAAGGACAAAAGCGCCCGGTGGGCACAAGTTGGCGGATGGATGAGACCTACATTAAGGTCAAAGGCCAGTGGAAGTACCTCTACCGCGCGGTTGATCGAGACGGCCAGACGATCGACTTCCTGTTCACGGCGCATCGCGATAAGAAAGCCGCCCTGCGCTTTCTCAAAAAGGCGATACGGCAGCACGGTCTTCCGGACAAAGTCACGATCGATAAGAGTGGCGCTAACACCGCTGCCCTGGATGCACTCCAGGAGGAGACGGGCGCCGCCATTGAGATTCGCCAAAACAAGTACTTAAATAATTTAGTGGAACAAGATCATCGCGCCGTTAAACGGATCGTCCGCCCCATGCTGGGGTTCAAAGGCTTTCATTCTGCTCGGACCACCCTGCGGGGCATCGAACTCCTGCACATGATCAAGAAGGGCCAAATGATCATGGCCGAAGGGACGAATCTCTCCGCCGCAGGACAATTTTATTCACTGGCTGCCTAA
- a CDS encoding PD-(D/E)XK nuclease family protein: MRLSPTSVLKYETCPQQYYLEEVRRIRPMHTAANLIFGRVVHRIVEQALRQIVQGQPFDARAAFAADWQTARTQGGIAYSATQSPESLTATGEALVTQFMTRWPTLGWFPALDHQNQPLLELKLEVSVTAGLTYVGRFDRFCCVS; encoded by the coding sequence ATGAGACTGTCCCCCACGTCGGTTTTGAAGTACGAGACCTGTCCGCAGCAGTATTACCTCGAAGAGGTGCGGCGGATTCGCCCAATGCATACCGCCGCCAACCTGATCTTTGGCCGGGTGGTGCATCGGATCGTGGAACAGGCGCTGCGCCAGATCGTTCAGGGCCAGCCCTTCGATGCGCGCGCCGCGTTTGCCGCCGATTGGCAGACGGCGCGCACACAGGGCGGCATCGCCTATTCCGCCACGCAATCGCCGGAATCGCTGACCGCGACCGGCGAGGCGCTGGTCACGCAGTTCATGACGCGCTGGCCGACGTTGGGCTGGTTCCCGGCCCTGGATCACCAGAACCAGCCCCTGCTGGAGCTGAAGCTGGAGGTCTCGGTGACCGCGGGCCTGACCTACGTGGGGCGGTTCGACCGGTTCTGTTGCGTTAGCTGA